From the Octadecabacter antarcticus 307 genome, one window contains:
- a CDS encoding sensor histidine kinase, with protein MTEDAIVFGSLRNRLVVILTGGAALLAIVLFLFVRGYAALITQQGQDNILSASVSSILGTAVLRDGNVELDLPYASLLILSTPADDRVFYAIYADGALLSGYDDLEVPQLQAGDEGSFASLTYDGAQIRVATATRTLIGADVLRQVSVSVAQTQDALSDKLNRISRNVAVFGAGFFALATALSFWATSATIGQLRRLTTSVTLRGPQDLSPFSIPVPSEMAPLVGSLNTLMLRLDQSLKQSEDFITEAAHRVRTPLATVRSYAEATLQRVQNLENRNALRAMVRAIDESSRAAGQLLDHAMVTLRAGNLSREAVDLVALLGDLVQRMTPIAEMRDVTLKLEPCNPAQMLGDPILLQNAFSNLIDNALKYAPADTAIVIYIHNAPTLTVDVKDQGPGFPSDEIHKLAGRFVRGSDTSGHVGSGLGLTIAQDVALAHGGKMILSNRPGGGACATLQF; from the coding sequence ATGACTGAGGACGCCATTGTTTTCGGGTCGCTACGAAACCGTTTGGTGGTGATCCTAACTGGCGGCGCGGCGCTTTTGGCGATTGTGCTGTTCTTGTTCGTGCGTGGCTATGCAGCACTGATCACACAACAAGGCCAAGACAATATCCTCAGTGCTTCAGTTTCGTCGATTTTGGGCACAGCTGTACTGCGTGATGGCAATGTAGAGTTGGATTTGCCCTACGCATCCTTGTTGATACTAAGCACGCCCGCCGATGACCGTGTGTTCTATGCGATCTATGCGGACGGCGCGCTGTTGTCGGGCTATGACGACTTGGAAGTGCCGCAGTTGCAGGCAGGGGATGAGGGCTCTTTTGCGTCGCTGACCTACGACGGCGCGCAGATCCGCGTGGCAACTGCGACCCGAACATTGATTGGCGCGGATGTCCTACGACAGGTCTCCGTCTCCGTGGCACAAACCCAAGATGCGTTATCAGATAAACTTAACCGGATTTCACGCAATGTTGCTGTGTTTGGTGCGGGCTTCTTCGCATTAGCGACGGCGCTGTCGTTCTGGGCGACGTCGGCAACCATCGGGCAGCTTCGCAGGCTGACAACGTCTGTAACGCTTCGGGGGCCGCAAGACCTCAGCCCGTTTTCAATACCTGTGCCGTCCGAAATGGCACCACTGGTAGGTTCGCTCAACACCTTGATGTTGCGCTTGGATCAATCGCTCAAACAGTCTGAGGACTTCATCACTGAGGCGGCGCATCGTGTTCGAACCCCGCTTGCGACGGTACGATCTTATGCGGAGGCCACACTGCAACGTGTTCAAAACCTCGAAAACCGCAATGCTTTGCGCGCAATGGTGCGCGCTATCGACGAAAGCTCCCGGGCGGCGGGGCAGCTGTTGGATCATGCGATGGTCACGTTGCGGGCGGGAAACCTGAGTCGTGAAGCCGTCGACCTTGTGGCGTTGCTGGGGGACCTTGTGCAGCGCATGACCCCCATCGCTGAGATGCGCGATGTTACCTTGAAACTGGAACCGTGTAACCCTGCACAGATGTTGGGGGATCCTATCTTGCTGCAAAACGCATTTTCCAATCTCATCGATAACGCGCTGAAATATGCGCCCGCTGACACTGCCATTGTGATCTACATTCACAACGCTCCGACCCTGACCGTGGATGTCAAAGATCAGGGCCCTGGCTTCCCATCCGACGAGATTCACAAGCTTGCTGGACGGTTCGTGCGCGGAAGCGATACAAGCGGTCATGTCGGGTCCGGACTAGGCCTGACAATTGCACAAGACGTGGCCTTGGCGCACGGGGGCAAAATGATCCTTTCCAACAGACCCGGGGGCGGCGCATGCGCTACTTTGCAGTTTTAG
- a CDS encoding ABC transporter substrate-binding protein has protein sequence MRYFAVLVFALAPLMGHAQNWEDHQVFGASNATSTLRILSSTDTSFFAPIIDSFTAQRPDIEVQYIVTGTSNLDDVFRQDPDQFDVVISSAMDLQLKLANDGFAARLVGISHPEWAQWRDSLFAFTTEPAAIVINNAAFAGLPIPATRQDLIEVLRANSDTFLGKVGTYDVRQSGLGYLFATQDARASETFWRLMEVIGSLDTQLYCCSGDMIDDLMTGRILVAYNVLGSYAQAQADTADVLTVILPSDFPTTMMRSALVSKAAPQPALAEDFVKHLIRLQSDGSPQDFPLPSLGAFQDTTGRASISLEPALMTYLDALKRRTFIREWESAIIQDR, from the coding sequence ATGCGCTACTTTGCAGTTTTAGTCTTTGCCCTTGCCCCCCTGATGGGCCATGCTCAGAACTGGGAAGACCACCAAGTGTTTGGCGCGTCAAACGCCACGAGCACGTTGCGAATTTTGTCGAGCACAGACACGTCTTTCTTTGCGCCAATAATCGACAGCTTCACCGCGCAGCGACCAGATATCGAGGTACAATATATTGTGACTGGCACCTCAAATCTGGACGACGTGTTTCGACAGGACCCCGACCAATTCGACGTTGTAATATCAAGCGCGATGGACCTTCAATTGAAGCTGGCGAATGACGGATTTGCAGCGCGACTGGTCGGTATTTCACACCCTGAATGGGCGCAGTGGCGGGACAGCCTTTTCGCTTTCACCACAGAACCCGCCGCAATTGTCATCAACAACGCAGCCTTCGCAGGACTACCCATTCCGGCCACACGCCAAGACTTGATCGAAGTCTTACGTGCAAACTCTGACACTTTCCTCGGAAAAGTGGGGACCTATGATGTGCGCCAATCGGGGTTGGGCTATTTGTTCGCCACCCAAGATGCGCGCGCATCTGAGACGTTTTGGCGTTTAATGGAGGTGATTGGTAGTTTAGATACGCAGCTATATTGCTGTTCGGGCGATATGATCGACGATCTCATGACCGGGCGCATTTTGGTGGCCTATAATGTGCTGGGCAGCTACGCGCAGGCGCAGGCGGACACGGCAGATGTGCTCACCGTGATCTTGCCTTCCGATTTTCCGACAACGATGATGCGATCAGCCCTTGTTTCTAAAGCCGCACCACAACCCGCGCTGGCCGAGGACTTCGTGAAGCATTTGATTCGACTGCAATCTGACGGCTCGCCACAGGACTTTCCATTGCCGTCATTGGGTGCGTTTCAAGACACGACAGGTCGCGCGTCTATCAGTCTTGAACCAGCTTTGATGACTTACCTCGATGCGCTAAAACGGCGAACATTCATCCGCGAATGGGAGAGCGCTATTATCCAAGATCGATAA